In Labrus bergylta chromosome 5, fLabBer1.1, whole genome shotgun sequence, the genomic window CTCCTCAGTTTATGTGGTTGTATCACTGCTGCTATCTTGTGCAGAAATAATGCAGCTATGTTTCCCCCAGGGTGTTTTTAAGATAATGACAACTCATTAGGGAATATTCCTGGAGTGGGGAAAGTCCCTGTCAACTTCTCTACCGTCTTAAACCATTCAAGCATCTTGAACAGCTCGGACAGACATttacataatgtaaaaaaaacaatcttacaAATAGGAGCCAAAGTGTTTCAAAAGTTTGTGGAAGTATCAGTTTAAATCAAAGTGTTTACAGAGGgcatttgtaaaaacaagctaacaCCCCTGTTGGATGAGATTTGAGATCCTTTAAGTTAAGTACAGATCCAAGAGCCCATTACAAATGTCAACTCGTATTACcagtaaaataaaagtattgcttgtttttttaaaaagcttttcatTTATATACTTTAATATCATTTTGATAACCATTTGTCATTTAACTGTTAACTGTTGAACTTGATCTAAGGGTATAGGTTTAttatcaatgattttttttggttAATTAATCTACTGaggtttatatatttttattttctgcttgttaAAATTCAAATACAATGAAACATATCTAAACAATGGTCCAAAAACctctgaattattttatttgcagtatTATTCATTTTACCAGAAGATCTGAATTCCCACACCTTGAGAGACTGACTGATATTATTGCATGAAAAATTCAACAACTTaccaataaacaaataaaagaagaggattCAGCTTTGATTTAACTTTCTGTGAAGTTCTATCAAGACTTATTATCAGGTTTTTATAAGAGTCTTTTTAAACACCCCTAGATGTAATTCCTTAACTCGGGTGAACCCTGTCAAATTGGAGGAAACAAACGAAGTACTCAAGAACAGTAAATCTACTTAAAAATGGTACCTGGAGCGCATTTTTAATTACACTATTGAAAAATATGACAGTCAAGGCAACATGTAatgattcttttatttaaattagccCAAAAAAGGACATATTAATGGAATCAAGAAGTTGAAAGACGGTGGACTTATAACAGGTGTGTATAAAGGGTTTTATCAAGTAGCCACTTGATGCCTTATCCTGACCGTGTGTCCCTCTCGGAACAAAAACTGCCTTCTCAACTTTTTCTCCCCTTCAACCAAGAACTGtgtttgaatgacttttcaTTCATCATAAACATGTGTGATGCTCTCTTGATGTTCAAGAGATGTGGACAGTACTTGAGCTGTTCTTGTCATGTCATGCTGTTGGAATAAATGAAATTCTTTCTGATTACACTGTGTGGAATTTTTATTAATAGATATTTAGAAACAAGATGGTGGTGTTACTTATTTGGTGTGTGGCTCAATTTTAGTTGGGtctaaagaggaaaacaaaataagaatattAACATCATAACCACATCCACTACAGGAACAAGTGCAGGGGGAAGATATATTTCTGTGGTATGAAGCCTTGAAACGTCACCTTGAGCTGCAGGTTGGTTCTCTCGAGGAGCTGGATCTGTTCCACATGATTCTTTTCTTCAGTCTGTCGCctttcagtttctcttttttcactGGCATCACATTGAGACTTGACTTTGTTGATTTGCTTCTTCAGCTCCAGTTTCTCATCTTCAAGATCAGTACTCTAGGTGTTTGAAGTTTATTAAAATGCAGGATCAGTGACGTTAAGACCAAACATTATTTTAGAGgaatgctgccctctgctggatacTAAACCAAATAGCATTCAATTGTTATTCCTTCAGTGGCAAATACTGTATATTCTCTATCGATGGATGCCAGTATTGGCAAACACTCCACATTTGTATGCTATCTATTGTTGCTAAACACAACTAAAAAGTGAATGTCCttacttttttctgcatgtcaaCCTTATCCAGCTCTGACTGAAGGGCTTTCCTCATAGAAAAGGCCACACCGCTTTCATACAGAGTCTGGTAGGTAGCAATAGTCATTCGACTCTCATCTCTGACCCGCGAGAGCAGCCGGCCCCTCTCAGCACACCTGATGGTCATCTGTCTGATGAGCTCatcttaaagaaacagaaaatgagtaAATGCAACAGTAACATATTTGAGGAGAAAAATGTGCTTTCAGTGGTATACAAAATGCTTCAGAAGAAAGCTGTATGGCAATGAAATTTAAGACATGTGTACACAAAAAACTGGTTCAAATTCTTGTACTTTGATCCTCAATCCTTGTCAACACAATAGCCTCAGTGATCACAAATATCAGAGCCTCCTTCTCACCAAAGCACTGAGAATAGAGCTCCCTACTGACAGGGCATATTCCTATCTGTCTGGGCTGCCTTTGGTGCAGCTTTGTGTCCAGCAGCTCCCCTAGGTGAATAACATCTGTTCTTGTAGAAGGTGCACTGGACACTTGCTGCATCCACAGCCGGGTTCCGCCAGTCCATTCCCTGCAATAACAGAAGTTTAGATAAACTGAGTGGATTGAACTTAATGAATGACACACTGTAGATGGATGCAACTGTACCTGGGTGGAAGGATGGCGTTTAGGATCTCCTGCTTGGTGGTGTCAGTAGAGGTAGACTGTCCCCTCACCTGCTGTGGACCCACTTTTAAAGGGCGCCCCTGTTGTGAAAAGTATTTCATGTTACACAATGAATCAACTTTGCCTGAAATACATGATATAGTATATTCATCATCATTTAATAACTTTAAAAGCTTTGCGGATTGAAAGATGTTGGTAGAAAACATAGAAACAGCAGCCATTATAGCAGGAATATCTGTACGGTCAAAACTATTTCCGCCATCATGCCTAACTTTGACCACTAAACGTCGGCTAAACTCGGCTGGCGTTACTAAACTCACCTTTGGTGACTTTCTGTCAGTGCTTTCCCTGATCAAAACTGGATGATCGTATTTGAGGAGAGATTCGGCTGGTGGATTCATCTTTTTCCTTCTGATAATTTCAGCAACATAAAAGCAGAAACTCCTTTGTCTGTGATTCAGCTACAGGGATATCGCTGCTGTTTTGAAGGATGCTATTCTTGCTCGCTTTTTGTGTTGTTATAGCAACAGCGTCCCAGCGTTGCTTTTCAGTGGGTTAGATTAATATTTAGCAAGtgattttgtatctttttttttttgtcaatgcgCCACACATGCATGCTTGTCAGCTCATTTTTCGAGTATTATGTTGCATCGTTTATTTTTTTggtataataatattattaaaaaaaaaaaaaaagcaatacaaaAGACGACAGCTAATGGCAATACAAATGTTcgctttttttattattatataaccTAACACTCTTAAAcgtttgttaaaatgtttttttatttatttatttgttctcaAGTAACCGAGAAGGAACACACGGAACGATTTACAGTAATGAGATCATTTCAGAGTGATCCGCCAGAAGCGGAAGTTCGTAGTTTGCGCAACAGTAAACACTCCCACCGCCTCCTGTGATAGACCTCACCTGATAGACCTTTGACCTTGAGCCATGAGTGTTGAAGAATGATAAAAATCAGTACTGCAATTGACCAGAAATCTGTTTAAAGTCGTCATAAGTTTACTCTGAAAAACTTCAGAGATTTTGTTTTACCCTTGTTGTTTGAGAAAGACAGGACATTTagtctacaattctacaattcacttagcagacgcttttatccaaagtgacatacatcagagaggaagtacaacactaatccattcatacaccgcaactgaagcagcgggagcaatgcagggttaagctggggattgaacccttgacattccggttgagaggcaacTGTCAACTGTGCCACAGCAGGCCATTTAGTCACATATGATCATGCATGCAAACATTATGGTGATGTAAATTAAAAGTCTATAATAAGATGAAGAACTTTGTCAACCCTGAAGTATTAATGCCAGATTGCTCCAAAATAACTGCACAACAGTAAGAATAGCACGACAGTGCTGTGAATATAAAGCAGCCTATAAGGGCTAAATGAAAAGAAGCAttagcaaataaaataaacattgaagCACAGTAAGTTCAACCCTAAAAAGGCTCTATCAGTAACGTTAAAAATGGTAATGACCATACAGCTCCCAATATTTAAAAGTATTACTGCACATGATAATGAGTTATGGTTAAAATTGCTTATTTTCAAAATTGCTTATTTTCAAAATTGCTATATGGCTTCATGGCATCTGTGTTTTAGTCCATGTGGGGTAATAATCTATGGggtatttgtttttctcagtATTTTCCAATTAGGATCCCTTTATGTGCGCtcatatatttattaattttcaaattttactttatttatttattatattttattgcacagggacagtgcatattaatcAACAATTCAcaccagagttagccaaaaggctagTTTCCATCAATAGTCCCTCTCCAGATTTTGGAATAGGCCacctaaaaataacaaaaaaaaaacaagaaaggttGGTATCAAATATGTATTCAGtgtctttttgtatttattcaaatcAACCTGACTAAAATCACAAATTGTTTAAAGTTACTTGCAGTTTCCTGAACAATTGTGAAACTACTCAACAAACCCAGTCTGGTGTCACATAGCACTCAAGATATAGTATTTTTCTTTTggtctttgatttgttttgttttgcttgtttGTCAAATTAGTTCTAAACTCACTCTGGTAgaatgcatcaaatggcaacatGTATGTTCAATATTGTACATGGTCCATTTACAAattgaagaaagacagaatagAAACGtggtttccctttttttttttcaaggaccAACATTCAGGGTTTTGCATGAATTGTTTGACACATATTAAATAAATGCGCATAGAATAAGTGGCTGCAGAGAATGCATTTAAACACATGAATACTTACTGAAAAATAATCTATTAAGTAGATTCTTTTAATTTTTGGGAAAAATGTTGATGGCTCCATTTTCACGA contains:
- the LOC109980810 gene encoding axonemal dynein light intermediate polypeptide 1-like isoform X2, whose product is MNPPAESLLKYDHPVLIRESTDRKSPKGRPLKVGPQQVRGQSTSTDTTKQEILNAILPPREWTGGTRLWMQQVSSAPSTRTDVIHLGELLDTKLHQRQPRQIGICPVSRELYSQCFDELIRQMTIRCAERGRLLSRVRDESRMTIATYQTLYESGVAFSMRKALQSELDKVDMQKKSTDLEDEKLELKKQINKVKSQCDASEKRETERRQTEEKNHVEQIQLLERTNLQLKTQLKLSHTPNK
- the LOC109980810 gene encoding axonemal dynein light intermediate polypeptide 1-like isoform X1; the encoded protein is MNPPAESLLKYDHPVLIRESTDRKSPKGRPLKVGPQQVRGQSTSTDTTKQEILNAILPPREWTGGTRLWMQQVSSAPSTRTDVIHLGELLDTKLHQRQPRQIGICPVSRELYSQCFDELIRQMTIRCAERGRLLSRVRDESRMTIATYQTLYESGVAFSMRKALQSELDKVDMQKKSTDLEDEKLELKKQINKVKSQCDASEKRETERRQTEEKNHVEQIQLLERTNLQLKVTFQGFIPQKYIFPLHLFL